Genomic window (Agromyces mariniharenae):
CCCCGACTCGGGCGAGTTCGCTCGCCAGTTCGCCGCGGCCGCGGAGAAGAGCGGACTCGGCGCGATCGCGCGCGAAGAGAAGCTGACCGGCCGCGACCTCCTCACGGCGGTCGGGGGAGTGCGCGGCATCCTCGAGGCGCTTCTGCCGGGCCTCGTCTTCCTCGTGACCTACAGCCTGCTCACGAGCGTTGCGGGCCAGGACCCGCAGGCCGCCCTCGTGCCGGCCCTCGCGGCATCCGTCGGGCTCGCGGTCGTGTTCACCCTCGCCCGCATCGTGACGAAGGGGCAGCCCACCCAGGCGATCGCCGGCCTGATCGGCGTGATCGCCTCGGCCGCGCTCGCGCTCTGGACCGGCGACGCCCGCGACAACTACGTGCTCGGGTTCTTCACGAACGCGGCCTACGCCGTGGCGCTCCTGATCTCGCTCCTCGTCCGCTGGCCGGCGATCGGGCTCATCGTGGGCTTCCTGATGGGCGACGGCGTGGCGTGGCGCGAAGACCGGCGCAAGTACCGCGCCGCGCAGTTCCTGACTCTCGTCTGGATCGGGCTCTTCGTCGCACGGCTCGTGGTGCAGGTGCCGCTCTACCTCGTCGACAACGTCGAGGCGCTCGGCGTGACCCGGCTGCTCATGGGCGTGCCGCTCTACGCCCTCGTGCTGGTGTTCACGTGGCTCGTCGTGCGGGCGGTCTACCCGTCGGCCGCGCGCTCCGGCGAGTGATACAGTTATCTCGACGTCAAGATAAATCCGTCCCCATGACGGTGCCGGTCCGTGGCACGCTTAGGTGAGCCTTGCTGGATCAGCTCCCTGTCTGACGGAGAAGATGGAGCGTCGTGCGCGTGCTCGCGCGGCATCCGCGAAGGAGAGGACATCGTGTCTGCAGTGAACAGTTTCGGGGCGAAGGACACGCTCCACGTCGGTGACCAGTCCTACGAGATCTACCGTCTCGACACGGTGCCCGGTCACGAGAAGCTGCCGTTCAGCCTG
Coding sequences:
- a CDS encoding DUF3159 domain-containing protein, whose protein sequence is MQGPDAEREPGHDERADAAAQPPAEPAPGAADAGSVDDATSAAADDVTPYGPDAATAGAADRPDSGEFARQFAAAAEKSGLGAIAREEKLTGRDLLTAVGGVRGILEALLPGLVFLVTYSLLTSVAGQDPQAALVPALAASVGLAVVFTLARIVTKGQPTQAIAGLIGVIASAALALWTGDARDNYVLGFFTNAAYAVALLISLLVRWPAIGLIVGFLMGDGVAWREDRRKYRAAQFLTLVWIGLFVARLVVQVPLYLVDNVEALGVTRLLMGVPLYALVLVFTWLVVRAVYPSAARSGE